A single region of the Triticum dicoccoides isolate Atlit2015 ecotype Zavitan chromosome 2B, WEW_v2.0, whole genome shotgun sequence genome encodes:
- the LOC119366330 gene encoding uncharacterized protein LOC119366330 — MFLTDKYHALLPLHSAPATRGPRKAAAAVPAVTSRFDAALAARLASLLPLPASPLAALARLADLLAATLADAVPALAAVPGDAKKDAAAVAAHLDAGVALLDACNAIAARVDRLRRRRLLSRLALHLVSSSPPSPSSLSRARAALADRGAGAPALPALPSIPFVDPPRGGRGQQLTAAARVVLAVNAVSSLAATAAATILGGTSSTNRDPTFPQVTGDLPWAESFNAVSSQLSALAKSATSNEIDAADEAVGKLAAVLEGAAPEEAALRAATQEVEKRTEELAARLERVSDAVNGVFRAALRLRNAELGSFMAAGPAGKAPRSKK, encoded by the coding sequence ATGTTTCTCACCGACAAGTACCACGCCCTGCTCCCCCTCCACTCCGCCCCCGCCACCCGGGGCCCCCgcaaggcggcggcggccgtgCCGGCGGTCACCTCCAGGTTCGACGCCGCCCTCGCCGCGCGCCTCGCGAGCCTGCTGCCGCTGCCGGCCTCCCCGCTCGCGGCGCTCGCCCGCCTGGCCGACCTCCTCGCGGCCACGCTCGCGGACGCCGTGCCCGCGCTCGCCGCCGTGCCCGGGGACGCGAAGAaggacgccgccgccgtcgccgcgcacCTCGACGCCGGCGTCGCGCTCCTGGACGCCTGCAACGCCATCGCCGCCCGCGTcgaccgcctccgccgccgccgcctgctctcCCGCCTCGCGCTCCACCTCGTCTCCTCGTCGCCCCCGAGCCCGTCGTCCCTCAGCCGCGCGCGCGCCGCCCTCGCCGACCGCGGCGCGGGGGCCCCTGCCCTGCCGGCGCTCCCTTCCATCCCGTTCGTCGACCCGCCCCGCGGCGGCCGCGGGCAGCAGCTCACCGCCGCCGCGCGCGTCGTCCTCGCCGTCAACgccgtctcctccctcgccgcgacagccgcggccaccatcctcggcggcaccagcaGCACCAACCGTGACCCCACCTTCCCCCAGGTCACCGGCGACCTCCCGTGGGCGGAATCCTTCAACGCGGTCTCCAGCCAGCTCTCCGCCCTCGCCAAATCCGCCACCAGCAACGAGATCGACGCCGCGGACGAGGCCGTCGGCAAGCTCGCGGCTGTCCTCGAGGGCGCGGCcccggaggaggcggcgctgcgcgCGGCGACGCAGGAGGTGGAGAAGCGGACGGAGGAGCTGGCGGCGCGGCTGGAGCGGGTGTCGGACGCCGTCAACGGCGTGTTCCGCGCGGCGCTGCGGCTCCGCAACGCCGAGCTGGGCAGCTTCATGGCGGCCGGACCCGCCGGCAAGGCGCCGCGCAGTAAGAAGTAG